One Echeneis naucrates chromosome 16, fEcheNa1.1, whole genome shotgun sequence DNA window includes the following coding sequences:
- the LOC115056973 gene encoding pyruvate dehydrogenase [acetyl-transferring]-phosphatase 2, mitochondrial-like yields MSGRLYASIFQRASSYTVSLSSITPFQPRPAHVRHLSSWGTFRSELLGSSDESGSCSQSGRLLSTRQDLDFQLSQVQINSILRSNEQSVSVPEFYGGGLSSVRKFESNQLAANMPNEDHRSAATCLQSKGMLFGVFDGHGGWACAQAVSERLLYYIATAMMSKQSLEELEKCMEHCRPIPPILKWYKHHADYNYRDSASLYIDQLRVFWQELLDIEEHGEGMSPIDALECAFKRLDADISLEAQVPLSNDLMKSTAIQVAFSGCTACVAHIGTDGIHVANAGDCRAVLGVQEEDGSWSALPLSLDHNSQNQAEVERIRAQHPPSERDTIVTDGRLLGVLLPLRAFGDVRFKWSCALQQSVLSSLESAVDLDSLNLYQYMPLNYKTPPYLDVTPEIMYHKLRPQDHFLILGTDGLWDELTNAEAVRLVGEHLSGFHLQAPVSPSERNLKLGQMHELLLKRQARASPALDTNGATHLIRHALGTGEYGELCQERLASMLALPEDLARMYRDDITATVVYLNSDLARSHHS; encoded by the exons ATGTCTGGTCGTCTGTATGCCAGCATCTTTCAAAGAGCTTCGAGCTACACGGTGTCGCTTTCCTCCATCACACCGTTTCAG CCTCGGCCGGCCCATGTTCGTCACTTGTCGTCCTGGGGTACCTTCAGATCAGAGCTCTTAGGGTCCAGTGATGAGTCAGGAAGCTGCTCACAAAGTGGGAGACTCCTCTCGACCCGTCAAGACCTAGACTTCCAGCTCAGCCAGGTCCAAATCAACAGTATCCTGAGGTCTAATGAGCAG AGTGTGAGTGTGCCAGAGTTTTATGGCGGGGGACTCAGTTCTGTGAGAAAGTTTGAGAGTAACCAGCTCGCTGCTAACATGCCCAATGAGGACCATCGCAGTGCAGCCACTTGTTTACAG TCAAAGGGCATGCTCTTTGGAGTGTTTGATGGCCATGGGGGTTGGGCGTGTGCTCAGGCTGTCAGTGAGCGTCTGCTGTATTACATAGCCACAGCAATGATGTCAAAGCAAAGCCTGGAGGAGCTTGAGAAGTGCATGGAGCATTGTAGACCCATTCCTCCCATCCTGAAGTGGTACAAACACCATGCAGACTACAACTACCGTGACTCGGCTTCGCTCTACATTGACCAACTCAGAGTTTTCTGGCAGGAGTTATTAGACATTGAGGAACATGGTGAAGGCATGAg CCCCATAGATGCTCTGGAGTGTGCTTTCAAACGTCTCGATGCTGACATCTCTTTGGAGGCTCAAGTCCCTCTTTCCAATGATCTGATGAAAAGCACAGCCATTCAG GTGGCGTTTTCTGGTTGCACTGCCTGCGTAGCTCATATTGGGACAGACGGGATCCATGTGGCGAATGCTGGTGACTGTCGAGCAGTATTGGGagtgcaggaggaggatggtTCATGGAGTGCTTTACCTCTATCCTTGGACCATAACTCTCAAAATCAGGCTGAAGTGGAGCGAATAAGAGCCCAGCACCCACCttcagagagagacacaatAGTCACAGATGGCAGACTGCTAGGG GTCCTGCTGCCCCTCCGTGCGTTTGGGGATGTTAGATTCAAGTGGAGTTGTGCGTTGCAACAGAGTGTTTTATCCAGCCTGGAGTCTGCAGTGGATCTCGACTCTCTCAACCTGTATCAGTACATGCCACTTAACTACAAAACTCCTCCATACTTAGATGTAACACCTGAGATCATGTACCACAAGCTCAGACCGCAGGACCACTTCTTGATCCTTGGCACTGATGGGCTTTGGGATGAATTAACTAATGCGGAGGCTGTACGACTGGTTGGAGAGCACCTGAGTGGGTTCCACCTACAG GCTCCAGTTTCTCCATCTGAGAGGAATTTGAAATTGGGTCAAATGCATGAACTCTTACTGAAACGTCAGGCCCGCGCCTCTCCCGCCCTCGACACCAACGGTGCCACACACCTCATCAGACATGCTCTTGGCACAGGGGAATATGGAGAGCTGTGCCAGGAGAGACTCGCGTCTATGCTTGCTCTACCAGAGGACCTGGCAAGAATGTACAGGGACGATATCACAGCTACAGTGGTTTACCTGAATTCTGACCTGGCCAGATCTCACCACAGTTAA
- the LOC115056970 gene encoding B-cadherin-like isoform X1: protein MRKARLSVTGTAQVIQSRSGQQQWRICWICVLTELMGHSRTLKLFFSLSQVQCLLALAVTGLQPHCLNSRKKCSDNGNQNPENSMDLEPLSTMHFPPASGSLKRFKREWVIPPINFPENDRGPFPKSVVKIKSSQQEKVVITYKISGQGADQPPEGVFTVDRRSGMLSVTQPLDREKTAQYTLRAHATHEGVEAEEPMELIINVIDQNDNAPEFPHSSFYGRVRENAAVGDLVMKIKATDKDDPNTNNAIIRYRIKTQMPQMPAGAIFNINPVSGAIGVASGLDRETYPEYKLIVEAADMVGEGLIATCTVIISVTDSNDNAPQFTITSTSASVPENQAGAEVIRLKVTDKDKLGSPNANTKYSIIKGNQGGEFNVTTGSSKMEGIITTAKELDFESTPVFTVLLVVTNEVSFSGPVSTSTATVTVTVVDQNEPPVFSPTEVHVSISEGLNKGGPVVDIRAEDPDRTRKQTVRYKLYNDSAKWLSIDEDTGSVSVKSSMDRESCYVKDGKYTVLTLGYDNDAVPATGTGTLVVTLMDVNDHLPVIKQRKARLCNKDPFPAQLDIEDLDGPGHAGPFTVALQGKHKLNWTITTSSTRSVAALAPKRELSPGNYNVLMRIYDAGTLYQDSTVDVEVCECQGRVSTCFSSPPAPQQHISSATASVLGVIFCLLLLLLLLLLLLRRRKRTSKSEKDVPLFEDLPRDNIFHYDEEGGSEEDQEYDLSQLHRGLDNRPEVLCTDVFPVVQSRPAYRRQLQASEEIGKFVEDNICAANSDPSAPPYDSLLVFDYEGDGSDAASLSSINSSDSDEEHNFQSLAQWGPRFNRLAALYAGGIEEDDDAETLPGKTEWV, encoded by the exons ATGCGGAAAGCTCGACTGTCCGTCACTGGAACAGCACAGGTGATCCAGTCCAGATCAGGCCAGCAACAGTGGAGGATCTGTTGGATCTGTGTACTGACAGAGCTGATGGGGCACAGCAGGACTCTGAAACTGTTCTTTTCACTCTCCCAAGTCCAG TGTTTGTTGGCTCTAGCTGTGACAGGGCTACAGCCACACTGCctgaacagcagaaaaaagtGCTCTGATAATGGAAACCAGAACCCTGAG AACAGCATGGACCTTGAACCGCTCTCCACCATGCACTTCCCACCTGCATCGGGCAGTTTGAAGCGTTTCAAGAGGGAGTGGGTCATTCCACCAATTAACTTCCCGGAAAATGACAGAGGCCCGTTCCCTAAATCTGTGGTAAAG ATCAAATCAAGCCAACAAGAGAAGGTGGTTATAACCTACAAGATCTCTGGACAAGGAGCTGATCAGCCCCCTGAAGGTGTTTTTACTGTAGATCGGCGGTCTGGGATGTTGAGTGTGACACAGCCgctggacagagagaaaacagcccAATACACT CTGCGGGCCCACGCAACGCACGAAGGTGTTGAGGCAGAGGAGCCCATGGAGCTCATCATCAATGTCATTGACCAGAATGACAACGCGCCTGAGTTCCCTCACAGTTCTTTCTATggcagagtgagagaaaatgcTGCTGTTG GTGACCTTGTCATGAAGATAAAAGCAACGGATAAAGATGACCCAAATACGAATAATGCAATAATTAGGTACCGGATAAAAACTCAGATGCCTCAAATGCCAGCAGGGGCCATATTTAATATCAACCCAGTGAGTGGAGCGATTGGTGTGGCAAGTGGACTGGACAGAGAG ACTTACCCAGAGTACAAGCTGATCGTTGAGGCTGCGGACATGGTGGGGGAGGGGCTCATTGCCACTTGTACTGTTATCATCAGCGTCACTGACAGCAACGATAACGCTCCACAATTCACCATCACATCT acatCAGCATCAGTCCCTGAGAATCAGGCTGGAGCAGAGGTTATAAGGCTAAAAGTCACTGACAAGGACAAGTTAGGATCTCCAAATGCCAACACTAAATATTCAATAATCAAAGGCAACCAAGGGGGAGAATTCAACGTCACCACTGGCTCCAGTAAAATGGAGGGAATCATTACCACAGCCAAG GAATTGGATTTTGAGAGCACGCCCGTCTTTACTGTGCTGTTAGTGGTGACAAACGAGGTGTCGTTTTCTGGACCCGTGTCAACGTCGACAGCCACAGTCACCGTAACTGTCGTGGACCAGAATGAGCCTCCTGTATTTAGTCCCACGGAGGTGCATGTGAGCATCTCAGAGGGTTTGAACAAAGGGGGGCCTGTGGTTGACATCAGAGCTGAGGACCCAGACAGAACCAGGAAACAGACGGTTAG ATATAAACTATACAATGACTCTGCAAAGTGGCTGAGCATAGATGAAGACACCGGCTCAGTCAGCGTTAAAAGCAGCATGGACAGAGAATCCTGCTATGTCAAAGATGGCAAATACACAGTCCTAACATTGGGCTATGACAATG ATGCTGTCCCAGCTACAGGGACAGGAACTCTGGTTGTGACTTTGATGGACGTGAATGATCATCTTCCTGTGATCAAGCAGAGGAAAGCCAGGCTATGCAACAAGGACCCTTTTCCTGCCCAGCTGGATATAGAGGACCTAGATGGACCAGGTCATGCTGGACCATTTACAGTGGCGCTTCAAGGAAAACACAAGCTCAACTGGACCATTACCACCAGTTCCACAA GGAGTGTAGCAGCCCTTGCACCCAAACGAGAGTTGTCACCTGGGAACTATAATGTGCTCATGCGCATTTATGATGCTGGCACACTCTACCAAGACAGCACCGTTGACGTAGAGGTGTGCGAATGTCAAGGGCGCGTTTCTACCTGCTTCAGCTCGCCTCCTGCTCCTCAGCAGCACATTTCTTCTGCCACAGCTTCGGTTCTGGGAGTCATTTTTTGTCTTCTGC tgctgcttctactgctcctgttgttgttgaggaggaggaagaggacgagcAAGTCAGAGAAGGATGTCCCTCTTTTTGAAGACCTACCCAGGGACAACATTTTTCACTATGACGAGGAGGGAGGAAGCGAAGAAGACCAG GAGTATGACCTGAGTCAGCTTCACAGAGGGCTGGATAACCGTCCTGAGGTGCTCTGCACtgatgtgtttcctgttgtcCAGAGCCGCCCAGCTTACCGACGACAGCTCCAAGCCAGCGAAGAGATCGGCAAATTTGTTGAAGAT AACATTTGTGCTGCGAATAGTGACCCCTCAGCTCCTCCTTATGACTCTCTCCTGGTGTTTGACTACGAAGGCGATGGATCTGACGCTGCTTCGCTTAGTTCCATCAACTCGTCAGACTCAGATGAGGAGCATAACTTTCAGAGCCTGGCCCAGTGGGGGCCGCGTTTCAACAGGTTAGCTGCCCTGTATGCAGGAGGGATAGAAGAGGACGACGATGCAGAAACGCTTCCAGGAAAGACAGAGTGGGTCTGA
- the LOC115056970 gene encoding cadherin-1-like isoform X2, which yields MLSVTQPLDREKTAQYTLRAHATHEGVEAEEPMELIINVIDQNDNAPEFPHSSFYGRVRENAAVGDLVMKIKATDKDDPNTNNAIIRYRIKTQMPQMPAGAIFNINPVSGAIGVASGLDRETYPEYKLIVEAADMVGEGLIATCTVIISVTDSNDNAPQFTITSTSASVPENQAGAEVIRLKVTDKDKLGSPNANTKYSIIKGNQGGEFNVTTGSSKMEGIITTAKELDFESTPVFTVLLVVTNEVSFSGPVSTSTATVTVTVVDQNEPPVFSPTEVHVSISEGLNKGGPVVDIRAEDPDRTRKQTVRYKLYNDSAKWLSIDEDTGSVSVKSSMDRESCYVKDGKYTVLTLGYDNDAVPATGTGTLVVTLMDVNDHLPVIKQRKARLCNKDPFPAQLDIEDLDGPGHAGPFTVALQGKHKLNWTITTSSTRSVAALAPKRELSPGNYNVLMRIYDAGTLYQDSTVDVEVCECQGRVSTCFSSPPAPQQHISSATASVLGVIFCLLLLLLLLLLLLRRRKRTSKSEKDVPLFEDLPRDNIFHYDEEGGSEEDQEYDLSQLHRGLDNRPEVLCTDVFPVVQSRPAYRRQLQASEEIGKFVEDNICAANSDPSAPPYDSLLVFDYEGDGSDAASLSSINSSDSDEEHNFQSLAQWGPRFNRLAALYAGGIEEDDDAETLPGKTEWV from the exons ATGTTGAGTGTGACACAGCCgctggacagagagaaaacagcccAATACACT CTGCGGGCCCACGCAACGCACGAAGGTGTTGAGGCAGAGGAGCCCATGGAGCTCATCATCAATGTCATTGACCAGAATGACAACGCGCCTGAGTTCCCTCACAGTTCTTTCTATggcagagtgagagaaaatgcTGCTGTTG GTGACCTTGTCATGAAGATAAAAGCAACGGATAAAGATGACCCAAATACGAATAATGCAATAATTAGGTACCGGATAAAAACTCAGATGCCTCAAATGCCAGCAGGGGCCATATTTAATATCAACCCAGTGAGTGGAGCGATTGGTGTGGCAAGTGGACTGGACAGAGAG ACTTACCCAGAGTACAAGCTGATCGTTGAGGCTGCGGACATGGTGGGGGAGGGGCTCATTGCCACTTGTACTGTTATCATCAGCGTCACTGACAGCAACGATAACGCTCCACAATTCACCATCACATCT acatCAGCATCAGTCCCTGAGAATCAGGCTGGAGCAGAGGTTATAAGGCTAAAAGTCACTGACAAGGACAAGTTAGGATCTCCAAATGCCAACACTAAATATTCAATAATCAAAGGCAACCAAGGGGGAGAATTCAACGTCACCACTGGCTCCAGTAAAATGGAGGGAATCATTACCACAGCCAAG GAATTGGATTTTGAGAGCACGCCCGTCTTTACTGTGCTGTTAGTGGTGACAAACGAGGTGTCGTTTTCTGGACCCGTGTCAACGTCGACAGCCACAGTCACCGTAACTGTCGTGGACCAGAATGAGCCTCCTGTATTTAGTCCCACGGAGGTGCATGTGAGCATCTCAGAGGGTTTGAACAAAGGGGGGCCTGTGGTTGACATCAGAGCTGAGGACCCAGACAGAACCAGGAAACAGACGGTTAG ATATAAACTATACAATGACTCTGCAAAGTGGCTGAGCATAGATGAAGACACCGGCTCAGTCAGCGTTAAAAGCAGCATGGACAGAGAATCCTGCTATGTCAAAGATGGCAAATACACAGTCCTAACATTGGGCTATGACAATG ATGCTGTCCCAGCTACAGGGACAGGAACTCTGGTTGTGACTTTGATGGACGTGAATGATCATCTTCCTGTGATCAAGCAGAGGAAAGCCAGGCTATGCAACAAGGACCCTTTTCCTGCCCAGCTGGATATAGAGGACCTAGATGGACCAGGTCATGCTGGACCATTTACAGTGGCGCTTCAAGGAAAACACAAGCTCAACTGGACCATTACCACCAGTTCCACAA GGAGTGTAGCAGCCCTTGCACCCAAACGAGAGTTGTCACCTGGGAACTATAATGTGCTCATGCGCATTTATGATGCTGGCACACTCTACCAAGACAGCACCGTTGACGTAGAGGTGTGCGAATGTCAAGGGCGCGTTTCTACCTGCTTCAGCTCGCCTCCTGCTCCTCAGCAGCACATTTCTTCTGCCACAGCTTCGGTTCTGGGAGTCATTTTTTGTCTTCTGC tgctgcttctactgctcctgttgttgttgaggaggaggaagaggacgagcAAGTCAGAGAAGGATGTCCCTCTTTTTGAAGACCTACCCAGGGACAACATTTTTCACTATGACGAGGAGGGAGGAAGCGAAGAAGACCAG GAGTATGACCTGAGTCAGCTTCACAGAGGGCTGGATAACCGTCCTGAGGTGCTCTGCACtgatgtgtttcctgttgtcCAGAGCCGCCCAGCTTACCGACGACAGCTCCAAGCCAGCGAAGAGATCGGCAAATTTGTTGAAGAT AACATTTGTGCTGCGAATAGTGACCCCTCAGCTCCTCCTTATGACTCTCTCCTGGTGTTTGACTACGAAGGCGATGGATCTGACGCTGCTTCGCTTAGTTCCATCAACTCGTCAGACTCAGATGAGGAGCATAACTTTCAGAGCCTGGCCCAGTGGGGGCCGCGTTTCAACAGGTTAGCTGCCCTGTATGCAGGAGGGATAGAAGAGGACGACGATGCAGAAACGCTTCCAGGAAAGACAGAGTGGGTCTGA
- the tmem253 gene encoding transmembrane protein 253 isoform X1, giving the protein MTQNMFQEGLYHVFFKETPSAHPQSQVTSPMELETGRIHRWFGSVVNTRLLVSGVRYSVPEFASFSLPACLLQPVLPPQVVQVLSAFGCILTTITHACVSYDCSVTMVTPVWSSLFYMAAGCLAMEVQRKANKLKIITLMGLNVFSLLFGFSALLVNSLKLTHPVALNTNQQRKGSYIAKGSSIAFSVQCFLASIFIFFLCWRGLRRYSPQHTQTYSRVSQEPDETNGPLLEQIEYNQ; this is encoded by the exons aTGACACAGAACATGTTTCAGGAGGGGCTGTACCATGTATTTTTTAAGGAGACACCCTCAGCCCACCCACAGTCTCAGGTCACCAGTCCCATGGAGCTGGAAACCGGCAGGATTCACCGTTGGTTTGGGAGCGTGGTTAACACCAGGCTGTTAGTGTCTGGGGTGAGATACAGCGTTCCTGAGTTTGCTTCATTTAGCTTACCTGCTTGCCTGCTTCAACCTGTGCTTCCCCCCCAGGTGGTCCAGGTCCTCAGCGCTTTTGGCTGTATACTCACCACAATCACCCACGCCTGTGTGAGCTACGACTGCTCCGTCACCATGGTAACACCCGTGTGGTCAAGCCTGTTT TACATGGCTGCCGGGTGTCTGGCAATGGAGGTTCAGAGAAAAGCTAATAAATTAAAG aTCATCACCCTGATGGGTCTGAACGTGTTTAGTCTCCTCTTTGGGTTCTCTGCTCTCCTGGTCAACAGTCTCAAATTGACACATCCCGTAGCACTCAACACAAACCAGCAG CGTAAAGGCTCGTACATCGCAAAGGGGAGCTCCATAGCATTTTCTGTACAGTGTTTTCTGGCATCAATCTTcatatttttcctctgctggaGAGGCCTGCGTCGCTACAGTCCTCAgcatactcagacctacagcCGCGTCTCACAG gagcCTGATGAAACCAATGGACCTCTACTGGAACAAATTGAATACAATCAGTGA
- the tmem253 gene encoding transmembrane protein 253 isoform X2 translates to MTQNMFQEGLYHVFFKETPSAHPQSQVTSPMELETGRIHRWFGSVVNTRLLVSGVVQVLSAFGCILTTITHACVSYDCSVTMVTPVWSSLFYMAAGCLAMEVQRKANKLKIITLMGLNVFSLLFGFSALLVNSLKLTHPVALNTNQQRKGSYIAKGSSIAFSVQCFLASIFIFFLCWRGLRRYSPQHTQTYSRVSQEPDETNGPLLEQIEYNQ, encoded by the exons aTGACACAGAACATGTTTCAGGAGGGGCTGTACCATGTATTTTTTAAGGAGACACCCTCAGCCCACCCACAGTCTCAGGTCACCAGTCCCATGGAGCTGGAAACCGGCAGGATTCACCGTTGGTTTGGGAGCGTGGTTAACACCAGGCTGTTAGTGTCTGGG GTGGTCCAGGTCCTCAGCGCTTTTGGCTGTATACTCACCACAATCACCCACGCCTGTGTGAGCTACGACTGCTCCGTCACCATGGTAACACCCGTGTGGTCAAGCCTGTTT TACATGGCTGCCGGGTGTCTGGCAATGGAGGTTCAGAGAAAAGCTAATAAATTAAAG aTCATCACCCTGATGGGTCTGAACGTGTTTAGTCTCCTCTTTGGGTTCTCTGCTCTCCTGGTCAACAGTCTCAAATTGACACATCCCGTAGCACTCAACACAAACCAGCAG CGTAAAGGCTCGTACATCGCAAAGGGGAGCTCCATAGCATTTTCTGTACAGTGTTTTCTGGCATCAATCTTcatatttttcctctgctggaGAGGCCTGCGTCGCTACAGTCCTCAgcatactcagacctacagcCGCGTCTCACAG gagcCTGATGAAACCAATGGACCTCTACTGGAACAAATTGAATACAATCAGTGA